In Solanum lycopersicum chromosome 5, SLM_r2.1, the following are encoded in one genomic region:
- the LOC112941442 gene encoding uncharacterized protein: MSNLSKLEFVALDISGKNYLSWVLDAEIHLATKGLDATITQGNEASSQDKAKAMIFLRHHPDEGLKIEYLTVKDPLELWTDLKGRYDHVKATVLPRARYEWMHLRFQDFKIVIEYNSAGFQKYSELISCLLVAEQHNSLLMKNHEARPTGAAPLPEANVVEARDQSEVKRDDHRGYNNARGRGKDKRRYTNRQGGGHNKRENNMNSQNNPSKSNCRRCGMKGHWKNECRTHEHFVRLYQNYFKKKGNKSGASSSNARAESHMTLKDDDKPGTSKKCDRC; the protein is encoded by the exons ATGTCGAATTTATCCAAACTTGAGTTTGTGGCATTAGATATTTCTGGAAAGAATTATCTTTCATGGGTACTCGATGCTGAGATTCACTTGGCTACTAAAGGTCTTGATGCCACTATTACTCAGGGAAATGAAGCATCGAGTCAAGATAAGGCGAAAGCTATGATTTTCCTTCGTCATCATCCTGATGAGGGCCTGAAGATTGAATATCTGACGGTAAAAGATCCACTTGAGTTGTGGACTGACTTAAAGGGGAGATATGACCACGTAAAGGCAACAGTGTTGCCAAGAGCCCGTTATGAGTGGATGCATTTACGGTTTCAAGATTTTAAGATCGTAATTGAATACAACTCTGCT GGTTTTCAGAAATATTCTGAACTAATCTCATGTCTTTTGGTGGCTGAgcaacataattctcttttaatgaaaaatcatgaagctCGTCCCACTGGAGCTGCTCCATTACCGGAGGCAAATGTGGTGGAAGCACGTGATCAATCTGAAGTAAAAAGAGATGATCATCGGGGCTATAATAATGCACGGGGACGTGGCAAAGATAAAAGACGATACACTAATCGTCAAGGTGGTGGTCATAATAAAAGGGAGAACAACATGAATTCTCAAAATAATCCCTCAAAAAGTAATTGTCGTCGTTGTGGCATGAAAGGCCATTGGAAGAATGAATGTCGCACACATGAACATTTTGTAAGGCTCTatcaaaattactttaaaaagaaaggaaataaaagtggTGCTTCCTCTTCCAATGCTCGAGCTGAGTCACATATGACTCTTAAAGATGATGATAAGCCGGGAACATCTAAGAAATGTGATAGATGTTGA